A region from the Carassius carassius chromosome 33, fCarCar2.1, whole genome shotgun sequence genome encodes:
- the LOC132114029 gene encoding calnexin-like isoform X1 has protein sequence MELKMRLCVALLSLSLCLGLMGHVRAQEEAEDMEMDVEDAIDDMQAEDVEEEEEKAPSPPPVPTVTYRAPEPMGEHFFAESFDKGTLQGWVLSQAKKDGIDEEIAKYDGKWEVEEMKDTKLPGDKGLVLKSRAKHHAISALLLRPFTFDTKPLIVQYEVNFQTGIDCGGAYIKLLSQSPDLDLEEFVDKTPYTIMFGPDKCGEDYKLHFIFRHKNPKTGEFEEKHAKKPDSDLRTYYTDKKTHLYTLVLNPDNSFEILIDQTLVNSGSLLNDMTPPINPPAEIEDPDDLKPEDWDERPKIQDPDAVKPEDWDEDAPAKIADEDAVKPDGWLDEEPEYISDPDALKPEDWDEDMDGEWEAPQIPNPVCETAPGCGPWERPVIDNPNYKGKWKPPMIDNPNYQGVWKPRKIPNPDFFEDLHPFRMTPFSAVGLELWSMSSDIFFDNFFVTSDRTVAERWAADGWGLKKAAEGAAEPGLVNQMITAAEERPWLWVVYVLTVALPLVLIIVFCCTGKKSSESTSAAEYKKTDAPQPDVKEEAEEEEEEAKEEESEAKKSEEEESSGEAEEAAGSDSKDDGDASEKPEDDVLRRSPRNRKLRKD, from the exons ATGGAGCTGAAGATGCGGTTGTGTGTGGCTCTTCTCTCTCTGAGTCTCTGTCTGGGCCTCATGGGTCATGTGAGGGCGCAGGAGGAGGCCGAAGACATGGAGATGGACGTGGAAGATGCCATCGATGACATGCAAGCGGAAGATgttgaagaagaggaagaaaaagcCCCCAGTCCCCCGCCGGTGCCCACG GTGACGTACAGAGCTCCAGAGCCGATGGGAGAGCACTTCTTTGCCGAGTCATTTGATAAAGGAACACTTCAGGG ATGGGTTTTATCCCAGGCCAAGAAAGATGGCATTGATGAGGAAATTGCAAAGTATGATG GTAAATGGGAGGTGGAGGAGATGAAGGACACTAAACTCCCGGGTGATAAAGGGCTGGTGTTGAAATCTAGAGCCAAGCATCACGCCATCTCTGCTCTCCTACTGCGACCTTTCACCTTTGACACCAAGCCACTCATCGTCCA GTATGAGGTGAACTTTCAGACCGGCATTGACTGTGGCGGCGCGTATATTAAACTGCTGTCTCAAAGCCCTGATCTTGACTTG GAGGAGTTTGTGGATAAGACGCCGTACACCATCATGTTTGGGCCGGATAAGTGTGGTGAGGATTACAAACTGCACTTCATCTTCAGACACAAGAACCCCAAAACCGGCGAGTTTGAGGAGAAGCATGCTAAGAAGCCCGACTCTGACCTGCGCACATACTACACCGACAAGAAGACTCACCTCTACACACTGG TGCTGAACCCTGACAACAGTTTTGAGATCCTGATCGACCAGACGCTGGTGAACAGCGGCAGTCTCTTGAATGATATGACCCCCCCCATCAACCCCCCGGCCGAGATCGAGGACCCCGATGACCTCAAACCAGAGGACTGGGATGAGAGACCCAAGATCCAGGACCCAGATGCCGTCAAACCCGAGGACTG GGATGAAGACGCTCCTGCTAAGATTGCTGATGAAGATGCTGTGAAGCCCGACGGCTGGTTGGACGAGGAGCCGGAGTACATCAGTGACCCCGATGCCCTCAAGCCAGAAGACTG GGATGAGGATATGGATGGGGAGTGGGAAGCACCTCAGATCCCCAATCCTGTCTGTGAAACGGCCCCCGGCTGCGGCCCATGGGAGAGACCAGTGATCGACAACCCCAACTACAAGGGCAAGTGGAAGCCACCCATGATTGACAACCCTAATTatcag ggAGTGTGGAAGCCCAGGAAGATCCCTAACCCAGACTTCTTTGAGGACCTGCACCCGTTCCGAATGACTCCATTCAGCGCCGTCGGTCTGGAGCTCTGGTCCATGTCCTCCGATATCTTCTTTGACAACTTCTTCGTCACCTCTGACCGTACTGTGGCCGAGCGATGGGCGGCTGATGGCTGGGGTCTGAAGAAAGCAGCTGAGGGAGCCGCTGAG cccGGTCTGGTGAATCAGATGATCACAGCTGCTGAAGAGAGACCGTGGCTCTGGGTCGTCTACGTCCTGACTGTGGCTCTGCCTCTGGTGCTCATCATTGTCTTCTGCTGCACTGGAAAG AAGAGCTCAGAGTCCACATCTGCTGCCGAGTACAAGAAGACAGACGCACCACAGCCAGACGTGAAGGAGGAAGccgaagaagaggaagaggaagcaaAGGAAGAAGAATCAG AAGCAAAGAAGAGTGAAGAAGAGGAGTCCTCAGGAGAAGCAGAGGAGGCTGCAGGGAGTGACAGCAAAGACGACGGCGATGCATCTGAG AAACCAGAGGATGACGTTCTGAGAAGGTCTCCCAGAAACAGGAAACTGAGAAAGGACTAA
- the LOC132114029 gene encoding calnexin-like isoform X2 → MELKMRLCVALLSLSLCLGLMGHVRAQEEAEDMEMDVEDAIDDMQAEDVEEEEEKAPSPPPVPTVTYRAPEPMGEHFFAESFDKGTLQGWVLSQAKKDGIDEEIAKYDGKWEVEEMKDTKLPGDKGLVLKSRAKHHAISALLLRPFTFDTKPLIVQYEVNFQTGIDCGGAYIKLLSQSPDLDLEEFVDKTPYTIMFGPDKCGEDYKLHFIFRHKNPKTGEFEEKHAKKPDSDLRTYYTDKKTHLYTLVLNPDNSFEILIDQTLVNSGSLLNDMTPPINPPAEIEDPDDLKPEDWDERPKIQDPDAVKPEDWDEDAPAKIADEDAVKPDGWLDEEPEYISDPDALKPEDWDEDMDGEWEAPQIPNPVCETAPGCGPWERPVIDNPNYKGKWKPPMIDNPNYQGVWKPRKIPNPDFFEDLHPFRMTPFSAVGLELWSMSSDIFFDNFFVTSDRTVAERWAADGWGLKKAAEGAAEPGLVNQMITAAEERPWLWVVYVLTVALPLVLIIVFCCTGKKSSESTSAAEYKKTDAPQPDVKEEAEEEEEEAKEEESAKKSEEEESSGEAEEAAGSDSKDDGDASEKPEDDVLRRSPRNRKLRKD, encoded by the exons ATGGAGCTGAAGATGCGGTTGTGTGTGGCTCTTCTCTCTCTGAGTCTCTGTCTGGGCCTCATGGGTCATGTGAGGGCGCAGGAGGAGGCCGAAGACATGGAGATGGACGTGGAAGATGCCATCGATGACATGCAAGCGGAAGATgttgaagaagaggaagaaaaagcCCCCAGTCCCCCGCCGGTGCCCACG GTGACGTACAGAGCTCCAGAGCCGATGGGAGAGCACTTCTTTGCCGAGTCATTTGATAAAGGAACACTTCAGGG ATGGGTTTTATCCCAGGCCAAGAAAGATGGCATTGATGAGGAAATTGCAAAGTATGATG GTAAATGGGAGGTGGAGGAGATGAAGGACACTAAACTCCCGGGTGATAAAGGGCTGGTGTTGAAATCTAGAGCCAAGCATCACGCCATCTCTGCTCTCCTACTGCGACCTTTCACCTTTGACACCAAGCCACTCATCGTCCA GTATGAGGTGAACTTTCAGACCGGCATTGACTGTGGCGGCGCGTATATTAAACTGCTGTCTCAAAGCCCTGATCTTGACTTG GAGGAGTTTGTGGATAAGACGCCGTACACCATCATGTTTGGGCCGGATAAGTGTGGTGAGGATTACAAACTGCACTTCATCTTCAGACACAAGAACCCCAAAACCGGCGAGTTTGAGGAGAAGCATGCTAAGAAGCCCGACTCTGACCTGCGCACATACTACACCGACAAGAAGACTCACCTCTACACACTGG TGCTGAACCCTGACAACAGTTTTGAGATCCTGATCGACCAGACGCTGGTGAACAGCGGCAGTCTCTTGAATGATATGACCCCCCCCATCAACCCCCCGGCCGAGATCGAGGACCCCGATGACCTCAAACCAGAGGACTGGGATGAGAGACCCAAGATCCAGGACCCAGATGCCGTCAAACCCGAGGACTG GGATGAAGACGCTCCTGCTAAGATTGCTGATGAAGATGCTGTGAAGCCCGACGGCTGGTTGGACGAGGAGCCGGAGTACATCAGTGACCCCGATGCCCTCAAGCCAGAAGACTG GGATGAGGATATGGATGGGGAGTGGGAAGCACCTCAGATCCCCAATCCTGTCTGTGAAACGGCCCCCGGCTGCGGCCCATGGGAGAGACCAGTGATCGACAACCCCAACTACAAGGGCAAGTGGAAGCCACCCATGATTGACAACCCTAATTatcag ggAGTGTGGAAGCCCAGGAAGATCCCTAACCCAGACTTCTTTGAGGACCTGCACCCGTTCCGAATGACTCCATTCAGCGCCGTCGGTCTGGAGCTCTGGTCCATGTCCTCCGATATCTTCTTTGACAACTTCTTCGTCACCTCTGACCGTACTGTGGCCGAGCGATGGGCGGCTGATGGCTGGGGTCTGAAGAAAGCAGCTGAGGGAGCCGCTGAG cccGGTCTGGTGAATCAGATGATCACAGCTGCTGAAGAGAGACCGTGGCTCTGGGTCGTCTACGTCCTGACTGTGGCTCTGCCTCTGGTGCTCATCATTGTCTTCTGCTGCACTGGAAAG AAGAGCTCAGAGTCCACATCTGCTGCCGAGTACAAGAAGACAGACGCACCACAGCCAGACGTGAAGGAGGAAGccgaagaagaggaagaggaagcaaAGGAAGAAGAATCAG CAAAGAAGAGTGAAGAAGAGGAGTCCTCAGGAGAAGCAGAGGAGGCTGCAGGGAGTGACAGCAAAGACGACGGCGATGCATCTGAG AAACCAGAGGATGACGTTCTGAGAAGGTCTCCCAGAAACAGGAAACTGAGAAAGGACTAA